The following coding sequences lie in one Methanomassiliicoccales archaeon genomic window:
- a CDS encoding GNAT family N-acetyltransferase: MLIRYFKPSDLWAVYELASNNLKERYNPTIFSELSVYWPNGFLVVEDMGRIVGFLFGIMSSEVESRVLMLAVKKEHRNRGIGTMLLNRFLLEGANRGVRMISLEVRAGNLPAIRFYQRLGFMMTGRIPNYYSNGEDGYTLKLHL; the protein is encoded by the coding sequence GTGCTGATAAGGTACTTCAAACCTTCCGATCTCTGGGCGGTCTATGAACTGGCCTCGAACAATCTGAAGGAGCGGTACAACCCCACCATCTTCTCCGAACTCTCCGTCTACTGGCCCAATGGGTTCCTGGTCGTGGAGGACATGGGGCGGATAGTAGGTTTCCTCTTTGGCATCATGTCATCGGAGGTGGAGTCCCGGGTCCTCATGCTGGCGGTCAAGAAGGAACACCGGAACCGCGGTATCGGCACGATGCTGCTGAACCGCTTCTTGCTGGAGGGCGCCAACAGGGGGGTCAGGATGATCTCCCTGGAGGTCCGTGCAGGCAATCTGCCGGCAATAAGATTCTACCAGCGGTTGGGCTTCATGATGACCGGCCGCATTCCGAACTATTATTCGAATGGAGAGGACGGATACACCCTCAAGCTCCACCTATGA
- a CDS encoding ATP-binding protein has protein sequence MTAKVNLQREPDLRSIESTSDIEIPTDPLMRVIGQEEAVTLARIAAKQRRHLLLVGPPGCGKSMIAQALSLHLSAPKEEIRIVHNPENPERPTVEVKREDEVRKELESLGSAEGELIDPINAPINVSERLGYRCKNCGTYSSPKERTCPKCAKPKGGDQPNQANPFGDLMTGLFEQINAAQGQTASAGKERVTTTRKRFGKEEVVVFERCGEMIRVLDQSALEKRRELEKVSPRKVLVPLNRNPFVLATGSSETELLGDVRHDPYGGHPQLGTQPYERVVPGSIHEAHEGVLFLDELPHLGHIQRFILTAMQEKRFPISGRNPQSAGASVKVNDVPCDFIFVGACNIQDLEQVLSPLRSRISGNGYEVLVNTTMEDNDQNRARLAQFIAQEITVDGRIPPATTAAVVGIIKEARQRAKRIDNQNNALTLRLRELGGLVRGAGDVAVVNGDPMIDLKHIDLAIKRSRSAEDQIKDRYGSYTKGLGTDISSAQKEKSPYYFQNETADKDTMFH, from the coding sequence ATGACTGCAAAAGTGAACCTTCAGCGGGAACCCGACCTTCGGTCGATCGAGTCCACCTCGGACATCGAGATACCGACAGATCCGCTGATGCGGGTCATCGGCCAGGAAGAGGCCGTGACCCTGGCGCGCATCGCTGCCAAGCAGCGGCGCCATCTTTTATTGGTCGGTCCGCCTGGATGCGGGAAATCGATGATCGCCCAGGCGCTTTCTTTACATTTATCGGCTCCCAAGGAGGAGATCCGCATCGTGCACAACCCGGAGAACCCGGAGCGTCCCACGGTCGAGGTCAAAAGGGAGGATGAGGTCCGTAAGGAACTGGAATCCCTGGGCTCCGCCGAGGGAGAGCTGATCGACCCGATCAACGCGCCCATCAACGTCTCCGAGCGTCTCGGATACCGGTGCAAGAACTGCGGCACCTATTCATCACCGAAGGAGCGCACCTGTCCCAAATGCGCCAAGCCCAAGGGCGGGGATCAGCCGAACCAGGCCAACCCGTTCGGCGACCTGATGACCGGACTGTTCGAACAGATCAACGCCGCCCAGGGACAGACCGCATCGGCTGGCAAGGAGAGGGTCACCACCACCCGGAAACGCTTCGGAAAAGAGGAAGTGGTCGTCTTTGAGCGCTGTGGTGAAATGATCAGGGTGCTCGACCAGAGCGCGCTGGAGAAGCGCCGCGAACTGGAAAAGGTCTCGCCCAGGAAGGTCCTGGTCCCCCTGAACCGCAACCCGTTCGTGCTGGCAACCGGATCATCTGAGACCGAACTATTGGGAGATGTCCGACATGACCCGTATGGCGGGCACCCACAGCTGGGAACGCAGCCCTATGAGAGAGTGGTCCCGGGATCGATACACGAGGCCCATGAAGGCGTCCTTTTCCTGGATGAGCTGCCCCATCTCGGCCACATCCAACGCTTCATTCTCACCGCCATGCAGGAGAAGCGCTTCCCCATCAGCGGCCGCAACCCGCAGAGCGCCGGGGCAAGCGTGAAGGTCAACGACGTTCCATGCGATTTCATATTCGTCGGGGCATGCAACATACAGGACCTGGAACAGGTCCTCTCTCCGCTCCGCTCCAGGATATCCGGTAACGGCTATGAGGTGCTGGTCAACACCACCATGGAGGACAACGATCAGAACCGGGCCCGCTTGGCCCAGTTCATAGCCCAGGAGATCACCGTTGACGGAAGGATCCCGCCGGCAACGACCGCCGCGGTGGTGGGCATCATCAAGGAGGCCAGGCAGCGGGCCAAGCGCATCGATAATCAGAACAACGCATTGACCCTGCGCCTGAGAGAGCTGGGTGGCCTGGTGCGTGGTGCCGGGGACGTCGCAGTGGTCAACGGTGACCCTATGATCGATCTCAAACATATCGACCTGGCGATCAAGCGTTCCCGTTCCGCCGAAGACCAGATCAAGGACCGGTATGGCTCGTACACCAAGGGCCTGGGCACGGACATATCTTCAGCCCAGAAGGAGAAATCCCCCTATTATTTCCAGAACGAGACCGCCGACAAGGACACGATGTTCCATTGA
- the dnaG gene encoding DNA primase DnaG, with amino-acid sequence MNIDPSTTKYLVKARLNADGIVEKPDVVGAIFGQTEGLLGDELDLRDLQKSGRIGRIEVDVHSKQGKSEGEILIPSSLDQVETVILASALETIDRVGPCKAKITVESIEDVRVVKRAKIIDRARELLTELIKQSKTSGVDLTESVRQSVQVEEVIYYGKERLPAGPNVPDSDAIIVVEGRSDVLNLLKSGIKNAIAVEGTNIPKTIMELSKERVITAFVDGDRGGELILRELFQVAEVDFVARAPRAHEVEELTQKQIMKCLRNKIPGEQFMEMFGLEADGTEKKNGRSDKAEKLERFQKEDKAERAIEDKTDVEEKPFEKPAEAPAPRQEREERREERPRQERREERPRQEQRREAPAPRQEREERRPERREEPRGRGGDRYERREERAPPMPAEAAPEMPSESSEKAKKLSAAQEKYRGMINELSSTSKAKIMDPLGAVRKEVPVKELVNTLKAETEPISAVVFDGIVTQRILDIAAEQKIGTLVGTKMGNITKQPSSVDVWTKEDLN; translated from the coding sequence ATGAACATTGATCCCAGCACCACTAAGTACCTGGTGAAGGCGAGGCTCAACGCTGATGGCATCGTTGAAAAGCCGGACGTAGTGGGTGCAATTTTTGGACAGACCGAAGGTCTGCTCGGTGACGAACTTGATCTCAGAGATTTGCAGAAAAGCGGCCGGATCGGAAGGATCGAGGTCGATGTGCACTCGAAGCAGGGCAAATCCGAAGGCGAGATCCTCATCCCGTCAAGCCTGGACCAGGTCGAGACCGTCATATTGGCCTCGGCCCTCGAGACCATTGACCGGGTAGGACCATGCAAGGCCAAGATCACCGTGGAGTCGATCGAGGATGTACGCGTCGTCAAGCGCGCCAAGATCATCGACCGTGCCCGTGAGCTGCTGACCGAACTGATCAAGCAGTCCAAGACCAGCGGCGTGGACCTGACCGAGAGCGTCAGGCAGTCGGTGCAGGTCGAAGAGGTCATCTACTACGGCAAGGAACGTCTGCCCGCCGGACCGAACGTCCCGGACTCTGATGCCATAATCGTAGTGGAAGGGCGCTCCGATGTGCTCAACCTGCTGAAATCTGGCATAAAGAACGCCATCGCTGTCGAGGGTACAAACATCCCGAAGACCATCATGGAGCTGTCCAAGGAGCGCGTCATCACCGCGTTCGTGGACGGGGACCGGGGCGGAGAGCTCATCCTCAGGGAACTGTTCCAGGTGGCCGAGGTGGACTTCGTGGCCCGTGCGCCGCGTGCCCATGAGGTCGAGGAGCTGACCCAGAAGCAGATCATGAAGTGCCTGCGCAACAAGATCCCGGGCGAGCAGTTCATGGAGATGTTCGGGCTTGAGGCGGACGGGACCGAGAAGAAGAACGGCCGGTCCGACAAGGCAGAGAAGCTGGAACGCTTCCAGAAGGAGGACAAGGCGGAGCGCGCCATCGAGGACAAGACGGACGTCGAGGAGAAGCCCTTCGAGAAGCCGGCAGAGGCCCCGGCACCCAGGCAGGAGCGCGAGGAACGCCGTGAGGAGCGCCCCCGGCAGGAGAGGCGCGAGGAACGCCCCCGCCAGGAGCAACGCCGCGAGGCACCCGCACCCAGGCAGGAGCGCGAGGAACGCCGCCCCGAGAGGCGCGAGGAACCGCGCGGCCGTGGCGGAGACCGCTACGAGAGGCGCGAGGAGAGGGCCCCGCCGATGCCGGCAGAGGCAGCACCAGAGATGCCTTCCGAGAGCTCGGAGAAGGCCAAGAAGCTGTCTGCCGCCCAGGAGAAGTACCGCGGCATGATCAACGAGCTGTCGTCCACCTCCAAGGCGAAGATCATGGACCCGCTGGGCGCGGTCCGCAAGGAGGTGCCGGTGAAAGAGCTGGTCAACACCCTCAAGGCCGAGACCGAGCCCATTTCCGCAGTCGTCTTCGACGGTATCGTCACCCAGAGGATACTTGATATAGCGGCGGAACAGAAGATAGGGACACTCGTCGGCACCAAGATGGGCAACATAACCAAGCAGCCCAGCAGCGTCGATGTCTGGACCAAGGAAGATCTGAACTGA
- a CDS encoding cobyric acid synthase: MRNFVEKIAEELAAGDIGTNSSCDWYHCHFKGQNCSFCFCPFYPCMDGDLGEMVKGKKGPVWSCQECFWMHRHDVAADFLKEMGGRTYDQVSQEELTEIKARLESRHLKKAKRLMVMGATSGAGKSLMCTAFCRIFSNMGYTVVPFKAQNMSLNSVVTDDGEEIARAQELQARGARIKPNSHMNPILLKPKGDSVSQVIVEGRPYRDMDVKQYYGEFTDIEGVEIVRRNIGLLSKTSDLIVIEGAGSPAEINMSEHDIVNMRTAEIAEASCILVVNIEWGGAFAYMYGTLMLLPEEQRRMFKGIIVTNMHGSAESLAEGFEEIERLTGVPVLGVVPHIDLDLPDEDSMFLGDRRKEGSIVVGVVRLPRISNFTDFDALSLEPGVVVRFLDDASEVNECAALIIPGTKNTIDDLTWMREKGFDAAICSVRGKVPILGVCGGFQMLGTELRDEQGLEGKESGTTEGLGLLDVVTSFDSYDKRTVQVTGLIVGQENLGPVRGYEIHMGMTDRGLSPPLFDIEDFAGKHSDGAVSADGMVMGSYLHGSFDLPAFRRFFLSKACRSDTEVKDDSPAKDYDASVDESIERIAAALKGSLDMGKVYRMLGLGEGK, translated from the coding sequence ATGCGTAACTTCGTGGAAAAGATCGCCGAGGAACTCGCCGCCGGGGACATAGGCACCAATTCCTCGTGCGATTGGTATCACTGCCATTTCAAAGGGCAGAACTGTTCCTTCTGCTTCTGCCCCTTCTATCCCTGCATGGATGGCGATCTAGGAGAGATGGTCAAAGGCAAGAAGGGCCCGGTGTGGAGTTGTCAGGAATGTTTTTGGATGCACCGGCACGATGTCGCTGCCGATTTCCTCAAAGAGATGGGTGGGCGGACTTATGACCAAGTCTCGCAAGAAGAACTGACGGAGATCAAGGCACGGCTCGAGTCCCGGCATCTCAAGAAGGCAAAACGCCTGATGGTCATGGGAGCGACCTCCGGAGCCGGTAAGTCGCTCATGTGCACTGCCTTCTGCCGTATCTTTTCCAACATGGGCTATACGGTGGTCCCGTTCAAGGCCCAGAACATGTCCCTCAACTCGGTGGTCACCGATGATGGAGAGGAGATCGCCCGTGCCCAGGAACTTCAGGCCAGGGGAGCGAGGATAAAGCCCAACAGCCACATGAACCCGATACTGCTGAAGCCGAAGGGAGATTCAGTATCTCAGGTCATCGTGGAAGGCCGCCCCTATAGGGACATGGACGTGAAGCAATACTACGGAGAGTTCACAGACATCGAAGGTGTGGAGATCGTTAGGCGCAACATCGGGCTGCTGTCCAAGACCTCCGACCTTATCGTCATCGAAGGTGCGGGAAGCCCGGCCGAGATCAACATGTCCGAGCATGATATCGTCAACATGCGCACGGCAGAGATCGCCGAGGCAAGCTGCATCCTGGTGGTCAACATCGAGTGGGGCGGGGCGTTCGCCTACATGTACGGAACGCTCATGCTGCTGCCCGAGGAACAGCGGAGGATGTTCAAAGGCATCATTGTCACCAACATGCACGGTTCAGCCGAATCGCTTGCCGAAGGCTTCGAGGAGATCGAACGCCTGACCGGTGTTCCGGTCCTTGGGGTCGTGCCGCACATCGACCTTGACCTTCCTGACGAGGATTCGATGTTCCTCGGTGACCGGAGGAAGGAGGGTTCGATCGTCGTCGGTGTCGTGCGTCTCCCGAGGATATCCAATTTCACCGATTTTGACGCCCTGTCATTGGAACCGGGCGTGGTGGTCCGTTTCCTGGACGATGCGTCGGAGGTGAACGAATGCGCCGCCCTGATCATTCCTGGCACGAAGAACACCATCGACGACCTGACCTGGATGAGGGAAAAGGGCTTCGACGCAGCGATCTGTTCGGTCAGGGGCAAGGTCCCGATCCTGGGCGTATGCGGAGGCTTCCAGATGCTGGGAACCGAGCTTAGGGACGAACAGGGCCTGGAAGGCAAGGAGTCAGGGACCACCGAGGGACTGGGCCTATTGGATGTTGTTACTAGCTTCGACTCTTATGACAAGAGGACCGTCCAGGTCACCGGACTGATCGTGGGGCAGGAGAACCTCGGCCCGGTGCGTGGATATGAGATACACATGGGTATGACCGATCGCGGCCTTTCACCTCCTTTGTTCGACATCGAGGACTTCGCGGGAAAGCATTCGGACGGTGCGGTATCGGCCGACGGCATGGTCATGGGTTCATACCTCCACGGATCGTTCGACCTGCCCGCGTTCCGCAGGTTCTTCCTTTCGAAGGCCTGCAGGAGCGACACCGAGGTAAAGGACGACTCTCCGGCCAAGGACTATGATGCCTCCGTGGACGAAAGCATCGAACGCATCGCCGCGGCCTTAAAAGGCTCCTTGGACATGGGCAAAGTGTATAGGATGCTCGGCTTGGGGGAAGGGAAATGA
- a CDS encoding cobyric acid synthase produces MTRKVMFQGTSSGVGKTLLTAGVCRYLQRQGRDVAPYKTLNLSLNSFVTSDGGEIGISQAFQAWACGIEPTTDMNPVLLKPKGEGGLQVILKGRPYVDVNRQRGVEREVFLEAIGDCFGRLSAAHGNIVLEGSGSPAEINLRRHEVANMTTAQMTRSPVILIGDIEKGGVFAALYGTYRLLQEEHKRLVKGFVINRFRGDGSILGKGIDRLEKEMGVPCLGVLPYLRMRFPEEDSLSMSTGCSGAGDDIRKVWMSNLDRFVDEALSQMDLDTLENIMTRGAGT; encoded by the coding sequence ATGACCCGCAAGGTGATGTTCCAGGGCACCTCTTCCGGCGTGGGCAAGACGCTTTTGACCGCCGGGGTCTGCCGCTATCTGCAGAGGCAAGGCAGGGACGTTGCCCCGTATAAGACCCTGAACCTGTCACTAAATTCGTTCGTGACGAGCGATGGTGGGGAGATCGGCATATCCCAGGCATTCCAGGCATGGGCCTGCGGCATCGAGCCGACCACCGACATGAATCCAGTCCTGCTCAAGCCGAAGGGTGAGGGCGGTCTTCAGGTCATTCTCAAGGGAAGGCCATATGTCGACGTGAACCGACAACGAGGAGTAGAGCGCGAGGTGTTCCTGGAAGCGATCGGGGATTGCTTCGGAAGGCTGTCAGCAGCACACGGCAACATCGTCCTGGAAGGCTCTGGATCGCCCGCGGAGATCAACCTGAGGAGGCATGAGGTGGCCAACATGACCACAGCCCAGATGACCAGGAGCCCGGTCATCCTTATTGGCGACATCGAAAAGGGCGGGGTGTTCGCGGCACTGTACGGAACTTATCGCCTGCTCCAGGAAGAGCACAAGCGCCTGGTCAAAGGTTTCGTCATCAACCGGTTCCGGGGCGATGGTTCGATACTGGGGAAAGGGATCGACCGTCTCGAAAAGGAGATGGGGGTGCCCTGCCTGGGCGTTCTCCCATACCTGCGGATGCGGTTCCCGGAGGAGGACAGTCTTTCGATGTCCACCGGATGCTCTGGGGCCGGAGATGACATCAGGAAGGTATGGATGTCGAACCTGGACCGGTTCGTTGATGAGGCTTTATCCCAAATGGACCTGGATACTCTTGAGAACATCATGACCAGGGGAGCAGGGACCTGA
- a CDS encoding TATA-box-binding protein: protein MKISNYCIQNMVASANFGMELDLRSLCLNLSGAEYDPESFPGLIYRLKVPKTATLIFRSGKAVCTGARTLEQVKCAIETVAQNVRKTGVMITDHPPFEVQNIVASADLGHSVNLTTVVISLGLDRVEYEPEVFPGMVYRLTDPKVVILLFGSGKLVCTGARKPQDVEDAVEKLRNELECSGLLN, encoded by the coding sequence ATGAAGATTTCCAATTACTGCATCCAGAACATGGTGGCATCTGCAAATTTTGGTATGGAACTAGATCTCAGGAGCCTCTGCCTCAATCTCTCAGGGGCAGAGTACGACCCCGAATCCTTCCCTGGACTGATCTACAGGCTGAAAGTACCCAAGACAGCGACGCTCATATTTCGGAGCGGAAAGGCGGTATGCACCGGCGCCCGGACGCTGGAGCAGGTCAAATGCGCCATCGAGACGGTGGCTCAGAATGTCAGGAAGACCGGCGTAATGATCACCGACCACCCCCCCTTCGAGGTCCAGAACATCGTTGCCTCGGCAGATCTCGGACATTCAGTTAATCTCACCACAGTGGTGATATCTCTAGGACTTGACCGGGTGGAATACGAACCGGAGGTGTTTCCCGGTATGGTCTACCGTCTGACCGATCCAAAGGTCGTGATCCTTCTCTTCGGGTCAGGAAAGCTGGTATGCACAGGGGCAAGAAAACCGCAGGACGTCGAGGACGCCGTGGAAAAATTGAGAAATGAGCTGGAATGCTCTGGATTGCTGAATTGA
- a CDS encoding hemerythrin domain-containing protein → MKASITLLSYDHGILRQVLDVYKDIVEKKSIDKHRQIATEGIEFLLMFMDHFHHGKEERFLFPAAMCADPEHTEDLQQLFEDHRIARLLAQGMLTFVRPGGDDAAFYENAGKLVEHMAAHIQKEEDVIFPGIESKMDDKEDMKVYKQFEDYIMSNFKEDLYASSEAFATRFQDTVLGKGFFESGKKLVTNRTGP, encoded by the coding sequence ATGAAGGCCTCGATCACTCTGTTATCATACGATCACGGCATCCTGCGTCAGGTCCTGGACGTTTACAAGGATATTGTGGAAAAGAAATCGATCGACAAACACCGGCAGATAGCCACAGAGGGGATCGAGTTCTTGCTCATGTTCATGGACCATTTCCATCATGGCAAGGAGGAACGGTTCCTTTTCCCGGCAGCAATGTGCGCCGATCCGGAGCATACCGAAGACCTTCAGCAGCTGTTCGAGGACCACAGGATAGCCAGATTGCTTGCCCAGGGGATGCTTACGTTCGTCCGCCCCGGCGGAGATGATGCAGCCTTCTATGAGAACGCAGGCAAGCTGGTCGAGCATATGGCCGCCCACATCCAAAAGGAAGAGGACGTCATCTTCCCTGGCATTGAGTCCAAGATGGATGACAAGGAGGACATGAAAGTGTACAAGCAATTCGAGGACTACATAATGTCCAATTTCAAGGAGGATCTCTATGCTTCATCAGAAGCATTCGCAACCAGGTTCCAGGACACAGTGCTGGGAAAAGGTTTCTTTGAATCCGGGAAGAAATTGGTCACCAATAGAACTGGTCCCTGA
- a CDS encoding methyltransferase domain-containing protein, giving the protein MDLEDMVEDARKIFGSNAKRYRRSPEHAHQQVLSGMVIMANPEPHALVLDVATGTGNTANAFAPFVRRVIGIDIAPEMVGEADDQIRQNGVQNLDLCLADVMAMPFPDSTFDMVVSRGASHHFTDIKGALGEMSRVLRPGGVMAIDDRIVPEDEEVYRTMNMFHVLQDRSHMRDHRPSEWKAMLSDAGLDPKEMRTYIRNLPLDRLTGTAEEEDAQEIIRQVNGFSEEMKEKFGYRTVSGEVHINHWFLMLTAVKRIPPSGE; this is encoded by the coding sequence ATGGACCTGGAAGATATGGTCGAGGATGCGAGAAAGATTTTCGGCAGTAACGCAAAACGGTATCGAAGAAGCCCGGAGCATGCCCACCAGCAAGTCCTTTCCGGAATGGTGATAATGGCCAACCCGGAACCACATGCCCTGGTGCTGGACGTTGCCACGGGAACCGGCAATACGGCCAACGCGTTCGCCCCCTTCGTGCGCAGGGTGATCGGAATCGACATCGCTCCTGAGATGGTCGGGGAGGCCGATGATCAGATCCGGCAGAACGGCGTGCAAAATTTGGACCTTTGCCTGGCCGATGTCATGGCGATGCCCTTCCCCGATTCGACTTTCGACATGGTGGTGAGCCGGGGGGCCTCTCATCATTTCACAGATATCAAAGGGGCCTTGGGTGAGATGTCCAGGGTCCTTAGGCCAGGTGGTGTGATGGCCATCGATGACCGCATCGTGCCGGAGGATGAAGAGGTTTACCGAACGATGAACATGTTCCACGTCCTGCAGGACCGGTCACATATGAGGGATCACAGGCCAAGCGAATGGAAGGCCATGCTCTCCGATGCCGGGTTGGATCCGAAGGAGATGAGGACCTATATTAGGAACCTGCCCCTGGACAGGCTAACTGGCACCGCTGAAGAAGAAGATGCACAGGAAATCATCCGCCAGGTGAACGGGTTCAGCGAAGAGATGAAGGAGAAGTTCGGATACCGAACGGTCTCTGGTGAGGTCCATATCAATCACTGGTTCCTGATGCTCACGGCGGTCAAGAGGATCCCGCCGTCCGGTGAATGA
- the larE gene encoding ATP-dependent sacrificial sulfur transferase LarE, with amino-acid sequence MNTNFTPSLDVTPEEKLSRLHDLLRSYGPLAVAFSGGADSTLLLKVALDTLGQDKVVAMIGVSETFPRKEREEAVELAERLGARHIEVLTRELDTSAFTENTAERCYHCKKELLTKFLSIAKEEGFLAVADGNNADDLRSSRAGLRAVRELGTHSPLAEVGLTKDEVRYLSKSLGLPTAVKPSSACLASRIPFGTEITSEKLARIEAAEEFLRDLGITQLRVRHHGDIARIEVSPPEFYLVLNNRDWIVKEFKMLGFVYVTLDIQGFRSGSMEEPLIHRTAGSS; translated from the coding sequence TTGAATACCAATTTCACCCCATCACTGGATGTGACCCCGGAAGAGAAGTTGTCGAGATTGCATGATTTGCTAAGATCGTACGGTCCTTTGGCGGTGGCCTTTTCCGGCGGGGCGGACAGCACCCTGCTGCTCAAGGTGGCATTGGACACGCTTGGACAAGATAAGGTGGTCGCTATGATCGGGGTCTCGGAGACGTTCCCCAGGAAGGAAAGGGAAGAGGCGGTGGAACTAGCGGAACGACTCGGCGCCAGGCACATCGAGGTCCTGACCAGGGAATTGGACACCAGCGCTTTCACGGAGAACACCGCCGAAAGGTGCTACCATTGCAAGAAGGAACTGCTTACGAAATTCCTGTCGATAGCAAAAGAGGAGGGATTCCTGGCCGTGGCCGACGGCAACAACGCCGATGATCTGAGGAGCTCCAGGGCCGGCCTGAGGGCGGTCAGGGAGTTGGGGACCCACAGTCCGCTGGCAGAGGTCGGACTGACGAAGGATGAGGTAAGGTATCTGTCGAAGTCTCTGGGATTGCCGACCGCGGTCAAACCGTCGAGCGCCTGCCTCGCGTCCCGGATACCTTTCGGAACGGAGATCACTAGCGAGAAACTGGCCCGGATCGAGGCGGCGGAGGAGTTCCTGCGCGACCTCGGCATCACCCAGCTGAGGGTCCGGCATCATGGGGACATCGCCCGGATCGAGGTCTCGCCTCCGGAGTTCTATCTGGTCCTCAATAACCGGGACTGGATTGTCAAGGAGTTCAAGATGCTCGGGTTCGTCTACGTGACCCTGGATATCCAGGGCTTCCGTTCCGGGAGCATGGAAGAGCCGCTCATTCACCGGACGGCGGGATCCTCTTGA
- the larB gene encoding nickel pincer cofactor biosynthesis protein LarB, translating to MSIRDVLEQLKRGEIDEERAEQLLKLDFLERIGEHTCFDHAREARRGIPEIVFGETKSPTMVADIVKRVMADRDVILVSRASPAHVDAVRGIVDPRIVRYIESSRMVVVDKRKDPVLNGKVGIITAGSSDIAVAEEAKAVAEAMGCQVFTEYDVGVAALHRMLDPLSRMLENGVDVLIVCAGMEGALPTVICGLTDVPVIGVPTSVGYGFGGKGEAALMGMLQTCSPGLVVVNIDNGIAAGATAALISLRARRKSKD from the coding sequence ATGAGCATCCGCGATGTCCTGGAACAGCTGAAGCGGGGGGAGATCGACGAGGAGAGGGCAGAGCAACTGCTAAAGCTCGATTTCCTGGAACGCATCGGCGAGCATACATGCTTCGATCATGCCAGGGAGGCGCGCCGGGGCATTCCGGAGATCGTCTTCGGGGAGACGAAATCGCCGACCATGGTGGCCGATATCGTGAAGCGGGTCATGGCCGACCGGGACGTGATACTTGTCTCTAGGGCATCGCCAGCCCACGTCGATGCGGTCAGGGGAATTGTCGATCCGAGGATCGTCCGTTACATTGAATCGTCCAGAATGGTCGTTGTTGACAAGAGGAAGGACCCGGTCTTGAACGGCAAGGTAGGCATAATCACTGCCGGAAGCTCCGACATCGCCGTCGCCGAGGAGGCCAAGGCGGTAGCCGAGGCCATGGGGTGCCAGGTATTCACCGAGTACGATGTGGGGGTGGCGGCACTGCACCGGATGCTCGACCCGCTATCCCGAATGCTCGAGAACGGAGTGGATGTCCTGATCGTGTGCGCCGGAATGGAAGGGGCGCTGCCGACCGTCATTTGCGGTCTCACCGACGTGCCGGTCATCGGGGTCCCGACATCTGTGGGATACGGTTTCGGAGGGAAGGGGGAAGCGGCCTTGATGGGAATGTTGCAGACCTGTTCGCCGGGCTTGGTCGTGGTGAACATCGACAACGGTATCGCCGCCGGCGCCACCGCGGCACTGATCAGCCTCCGAGCTAGAAGGAAAAGCAAAGATTAA
- a CDS encoding VOC family protein codes for MNHTIVHFEIPADDLEKMMGFYKAVFDWKLIDMKGEVEYVMLHTVPTDDNGMLKEPGVNGGMYKRTERSQVPVNYISVESVDEYVEKAVKNGGRVLAPKSEVPNIGFIVWIADPEGNPLGLLQPVSK; via the coding sequence ATGAACCACACCATCGTGCACTTTGAGATACCTGCTGACGACCTGGAAAAGATGATGGGCTTCTACAAGGCGGTCTTTGACTGGAAGCTCATCGACATGAAAGGGGAGGTCGAATACGTCATGCTCCATACGGTGCCTACCGATGACAACGGTATGCTGAAAGAACCAGGGGTCAATGGCGGGATGTACAAGAGAACGGAACGCAGTCAGGTTCCGGTCAACTACATCAGTGTCGAATCGGTCGATGAGTATGTTGAGAAGGCAGTAAAGAACGGTGGCCGGGTGCTTGCCCCGAAGAGTGAGGTCCCCAACATCGGCTTCATTGTCTGGATCGCCGATCCGGAAGGGAACCCACTGGGTTTGTTGCAACCAGTAAGTAAGTAG